One region of Planctomycetota bacterium genomic DNA includes:
- a CDS encoding glycosyltransferase — MPKVLYIGFGLSPFSKGGAINYQESIMEAVSAQGWDTTAFFVIPRYSLSQKPSLKTWRKSATKIIEIYNPPLAPAGYLVNPDIQCSEPAIEELTAQVLAQERPDIIHIHELQLHPASVIDLIAKSRIPVIKSMHNYYDLCPQRDLMFREKDICTDFHNGADCVECLANRPLSDSSYKNRLKWALAPIIPKPIINAYRLMKKAVAGKDTQGNALPQPHTNPYNAQQFLNRRRFFVEQLNKLDVVHCSTRRSAEIFNNYGVSKAKTRVISHSAKSIETITPKPLRHSNYPVVFGYLGGKWAHKGYNVLIEAFSKLDQSKAKLIIYHPGQPGRLSDKLNIELRRSYGPTPLNQMLHEIDVGLMPSIWEEMFGLVGVEFLTARLPVIGSRIGGIPDWLKDGENGFLAQPGDAQQLAAKMDLFIQNPALIAEMQKNIQPWKTIKAHTDEIIRLYQDILAHR; from the coding sequence ATGCCCAAGGTTTTATACATCGGTTTCGGGCTTTCGCCCTTCAGCAAAGGCGGCGCCATCAATTACCAGGAATCCATAATGGAGGCAGTCAGCGCCCAGGGCTGGGATACCACGGCCTTCTTTGTCATACCGCGATATTCCCTGAGCCAAAAACCATCCCTGAAAACCTGGCGCAAAAGCGCCACCAAAATCATAGAGATTTATAATCCGCCCCTGGCCCCGGCCGGATACCTGGTTAATCCGGATATCCAATGCTCCGAGCCCGCGATTGAAGAACTCACCGCCCAAGTATTGGCCCAGGAAAGGCCCGATATCATCCATATCCACGAACTCCAACTGCACCCGGCGTCTGTTATCGACCTAATCGCCAAAAGCCGGATACCGGTTATCAAATCGATGCACAACTATTACGACCTCTGCCCCCAACGGGACCTGATGTTCAGGGAAAAAGACATCTGCACTGATTTCCATAACGGCGCTGACTGCGTGGAATGCCTGGCCAACCGGCCCCTGTCTGACTCATCATACAAAAACAGGTTAAAATGGGCGCTGGCTCCGATTATTCCCAAGCCCATAATTAACGCCTACCGCCTGATGAAAAAGGCAGTTGCCGGCAAAGACACCCAGGGAAATGCCCTACCCCAGCCGCATACCAACCCGTATAACGCCCAACAGTTTCTCAACCGCCGAAGGTTCTTTGTTGAGCAATTGAATAAACTGGATGTGGTCCACTGTTCCACCCGCCGTTCAGCCGAGATTTTCAACAATTACGGCGTCTCAAAGGCCAAGACCCGGGTCATTTCGCACTCGGCCAAGAGCATCGAGACCATCACGCCCAAGCCGTTGCGCCACAGTAATTACCCGGTGGTCTTCGGATACCTGGGCGGCAAGTGGGCACATAAGGGATACAACGTATTAATAGAGGCGTTCTCAAAACTTGACCAGTCCAAGGCCAAACTGATTATCTACCACCCGGGCCAACCGGGCCGGTTAAGCGACAAACTCAATATAGAACTGAGAAGGTCCTACGGCCCGACGCCGTTGAATCAGATGCTCCACGAGATAGACGTCGGGCTGATGCCATCCATCTGGGAAGAGATGTTCGGCCTGGTCGGCGTGGAATTCCTGACCGCCCGGCTCCCGGTCATCGGCAGCAGAATCGGCGGGATTCCGGACTGGCTAAAGGATGGAGAAAACGGATTCCTGGCCCAGCCCGGAGATGCCCAGCAACTGGCCGCAAAGATGGACCTGTTTATCCAGAACCCGGCTCTGATTGCCGAGATGCAGAAGAACATCCAGCCCTGGAAGACCATAAAAGCCCACACGGATGAGATTATAAGGCTTTATCAGGATATTCTCGCCCATAGGTAA
- a CDS encoding histidine phosphatase family protein: MMDYPTIYLVRHGVTKSNKAKIYMGASKEGLDADGVRQAKALGMKLASKCISTIYTSPIARAKQTARLISARLHTKIIIEKDLREMGLGIWQGMSELAIARQFPKEFALWNTRPAELRMPGRETISRVQNRAVKLIRKLARAHPGGKIIALTHVAIIRCLILYFTHRHLNDYKKIDVPNTSVFELKLYGNGKSGIRKRVII, from the coding sequence ATGATGGATTACCCGACTATTTATTTAGTCCGCCACGGGGTGACCAAATCCAACAAGGCCAAAATCTATATGGGCGCCAGTAAAGAGGGCCTGGATGCGGACGGCGTAAGGCAGGCAAAAGCGCTGGGGATGAAACTGGCAAGTAAATGCATCTCAACCATCTATACCAGCCCGATAGCCCGGGCAAAACAGACCGCCCGGCTGATAAGTGCCCGACTCCACACCAAGATAATCATAGAAAAGGATTTACGGGAAATGGGACTGGGCATCTGGCAAGGCATGTCAGAGCTGGCCATCGCCCGGCAGTTCCCCAAGGAATTCGCGCTCTGGAACACCCGGCCGGCCGAACTGCGGATGCCAGGCCGGGAGACCATCAGCCGGGTCCAGAACCGGGCTGTTAAACTAATCAGAAAACTGGCCCGGGCGCATCCGGGCGGAAAAATCATCGCGCTCACCCATGTGGCCATAATCAGGTGCCTCATCCTATACTTTACCCACAGGCATCTTAATGATTACAAGAAGATTGATGTGCCCAACACCTCGGTCTTCGAGTTGAAATTATATGGTAACGGTAAATCCGGTATCAGAAAACGAGTAATTATTTAG
- a CDS encoding LamG domain-containing protein: protein MSKRHYLIVAVLLLLAMLSFSISAQNGCAKPNDSGSSAPDNTNSWWKFDETSGITATDSSGTNNGTVYGATWSDSALYFDGVNDYVDFGNVLGFERTESFSLGAWIKTDYAAWQNVFSKQDTSNNYRGYSMFVRNDGKLNFQILNTGSGINGIEGYADANLIDNAWHHVVATYDGSGNATGVKIYIDGTLRSFNIQQNNLNATILNSKPFRIGYRNDLPFRGFIYDAKVHNYVRSAGDIQADYAASGR from the coding sequence ATGAGTAAAAGACATTACTTAATAGTAGCGGTCCTCTTATTATTAGCGATGTTATCATTCAGCATCTCAGCCCAAAACGGATGCGCCAAACCAAATGATTCAGGCAGCAGCGCCCCGGATAACACTAATAGCTGGTGGAAATTTGATGAGACGTCAGGAATTACCGCCACTGATTCTTCCGGCACTAATAACGGCACGGTCTATGGCGCCACCTGGTCCGACAGCGCGCTATACTTTGATGGGGTGAATGACTATGTGGATTTTGGCAATGTTTTGGGCTTTGAAAGAACGGAATCGTTCTCCCTGGGAGCATGGATCAAGACTGATTATGCCGCCTGGCAGAACGTATTTTCAAAACAGGACACTTCAAATAATTACCGCGGCTATTCTATGTTTGTCAGAAACGACGGTAAACTAAACTTTCAGATTTTAAATACCGGCAGCGGCATAAATGGGATTGAAGGATACGCCGATGCCAATTTAATAGACAACGCCTGGCATCATGTAGTTGCCACTTATGATGGGTCTGGCAACGCAACCGGTGTCAAAATATACATTGACGGCACCCTGCGGTCTTTTAACATCCAGCAAAATAACCTGAATGCTACTATTTTAAACAGTAAGCCATTTCGTATTGGCTACCGTAACGACTTGCCATTCAGAGGATTCATATACGATGCTAAAGTCCACAACTACGTCCGCAGTGCCGGGGATATTCAAGCGGATTATGCTGCCTCTGGGCGATAG
- a CDS encoding SIS domain-containing protein produces the protein MSNKNDNFFANYLAGLRKSLDEIPADKITAISELIYQAYLNNKQIFVMGNGGSAATASHFVCDLGKGSVKAGKPRFRIISLNDNTPLITALANDLGYDKIFAEQLMNLVQKDDIVICISASGNSPNILRAIEYANSRGATTVSLLGFDGGKARNISKEYIVVANKNYEQTEDVHLILAHAIAVYFRNKL, from the coding sequence ATGAGCAATAAAAACGACAACTTCTTCGCCAACTACCTGGCCGGCCTGAGGAAAAGCCTGGATGAAATCCCGGCGGACAAAATCACCGCCATCTCCGAGCTGATTTACCAGGCCTATCTCAACAACAAGCAGATATTCGTCATGGGCAACGGCGGCAGCGCCGCCACCGCTTCCCATTTCGTCTGCGACCTGGGCAAGGGCTCGGTCAAGGCCGGCAAACCCAGGTTCCGGATAATCAGCCTGAACGACAATACGCCCCTGATAACCGCCCTGGCCAACGACCTGGGCTACGACAAAATATTCGCCGAGCAGCTGATGAACCTGGTCCAGAAAGACGACATCGTCATCTGCATCAGCGCATCGGGTAATTCCCCGAACATCCTCCGGGCCATCGAATACGCCAATTCCCGGGGCGCCACCACCGTTTCCCTGCTCGGATTCGACGGCGGCAAGGCCCGGAATATATCCAAGGAATACATCGTGGTGGCCAACAAGAATTACGAACAAACCGAGGACGTTCATTTAATCCTGGCCCATGCCATCGCCGTATATTTCAGGAATAAACTATGA